The sequence ATCGTCGCCCAGAAAAACGAAAGAAATATTGAAAATATGATTCAGCCCGGGCAAGACGTTATGGTTCAGGTTTATAAAGAGCCTATCAGCACAAAAGGCCCTAAAATAACAATGGACATTTCCCTTCCCGGCAGACTTCTTGTTTACATGCCTTTCAGCAACAACATCGGCGTGTCAAAAAATATTGAAGACCGCGAAGAATACGACAGATTAAAAGGCATAATTTCGGAAATTAAAAAAGAAGTTCCGGGCGGCATTATTGTGCGCACCGAGGCGGAAGACGCAACGGAAGAAGAAATAAAAAGAGAAATAAAATATCTTACAAGAATATGGGCGTCAATAGTTTCCCGTTTTGACAACGCAAAACCTATGAGCCTTATTCATAAAGATCTCGGCGTAGTTTTTCAAACGGTGCGCGATTATTTTACCGAAGACGTAATTTTAATGCACATAGATTCGCCCAAAGAATTAAGAGACGTTACCGAGTTTGTAAAAATTACAACTCCGGAATTTCTTGACAGAATAGTTTTATACGAGGGTAAGCAGTCCATTTTTAAAGCTTACGGCATAGACGAAGAAATAAAACGTTTGCGTTCAAACAGGGCTCGTCTTAAATCCGGCGGATATTTAATAATTCAGGAAGCGGAATCTTTGTGCGCCATAGACGTAAATAGCGGAAAATTTACGTCAAAAACTTCGCAGGAAGACACAGCGGCTTACACAAATATTGAAGCCGCCGAAGAAGTTGCCAGACAGTTAAGGTTAAGAAATATCGGCGGAATAATAGTTATAGATTTTATAGACATGCGAAAAGCCTCCAACAGACAAAAAGTTTTGGAAAAGCTCCGCGAAGTTACAAGAGGCGATAAAGCCAAAATAAAAATTTGGCCTATAACAAGGCTGGGTCTTATTGAAATGACCAGAGAAAGAAAAAGAGAATCTTTGTTTTCTCTTATGGGCGACGTTTGTCCGGTATGCCGCGGCTTAGGGCTTGTGCTTTCCAAAGAATCCATATTTATTAACGTTTGCGACGACGTAGAGCAAATGGGCATAGATATGCATCACGGAAAAGTAAAAATAAAACTTAATCCGGACGTTGTAGAATATTTTAACGAACGCAAGTCCCGCCTTAAAGAGCTTTTCAAAATGGATTTTGACATTCAGTCCGTTGCCGATATAGACCGCGAAGACTACCAAATAATATTTGAATAAAACAGAAAAATAAGCGGATGCGTAACGGCATCCGCTATGTCGTTAAATTCCTTTTGTTGCAAAAAGGGGCGGCGGACGAAGTCCGACGGGGTATTTTGCGGTTTGCCATTTTCTTTGAATAAAAAAACCGGCTGCGAAATTTCTCGCCGCCGGTTTTTATTGTTCGTAATTCGTAGTTACGTCGTTACTTGCTCCTTACTCCTTGCTAATTTTAACTACTTGCCGTTTCCTATCATCTGTTTAACTGTTTTTTCCAGTCTGTCCATTCCTTCTTTAATAAGTTCAAGCGACGTTGCGTAAGATAAACGCATATATCCGTCGGCGCCAAAAGCAGATCCGGGAACTACAGCAATTTTTGCCGTTTCCAAAAGATATTGCGCAAACTCCGAATCTGTGTTTATAACTTTTGCGCCGAAAGTTTTTCCGAGAAGTTTTGAAATGTCGGGGAAAACGTAAAATGCGCCGCTGGGTTTTGAGCAGCTTATGCCTTCAATTTTGTTAAGTCTTTCGTGTATGTAGTCTCTTCTTTTTTCAAATTCCGCTCTCATTTTTTCAACTTCATCCTGCGGGCCGTTTAACGCTTCAACGGACGCTTTCATTGAAATTGACGTTGGGTTAGACGTTGACTGGCTTTGAATTTTCGCCATTGCGGTAATTATTTCTCTGGGCCCCGCGGCGTAACCTATTCTCCAGCCCGTCATGGCGTAAGCTTTTGAAACGCCGTTTATAACAACGGTATAATTTTTAGCTTCCGGCAAAACGGAAGCGGTTGAAGAAAATTTAAAGTTATCATATACGAGTTTTTCATATATCTCGTCGGAAATCATTAAAATTTTATTTTTAACGCAAACTTCGGCTATGGCTTTAAGCTCGCCCGAAGAGTATGTAGCTCCCGTAGGGTTTGACGGAGAGTTTATTACAATGGCTTTTGTTTTTGCCGTAATAACTTTTTGCACGGACTGCGCAGTAATTTTAAATCCGTTTTTGTCGTCGGCGGGTATAATAACCGGTTTTGCTCCCGCAAGAATTGCCATGTCGGGGTAAGAAACCCAGTATGGAGCGGGTATTATAATTTCATCCCCGTCGTCAAGAATTGCCTGAAAAAGATTGTAAAGAGAATGTTTTGCGCCGCAGGAAACTATAATTTCTTCGGGAATATATTCAAGACCGTTATCTCTTTTAAGTTTGTTTACTATCGCTTTTTTTAAATCCAAAGTTCCCGCTACGGGGCAATATCTTGTGAAGTTTTTGTTTATCGCGTCTATGCCGGCGTCTTTTATATTTTGCGGCGTGTTAAAATCCGGCTCGCCGGCGCCGAAACTTATTACGTCAACGCCTTGCGCCTTTAAAGCTTTTGCTTTTGCGTCTATGGCAAGAGTGGGGGAAGGTTGGACAGCCTGAACTCTTTTTGAAAGAAACATTTTCTCACCTCTTAATAAAAGACGCCCGAATTAAGGCGCCTTTTTGTTGACTTTTGCTGAAAATTTTTGTAAAT is a genomic window of Endomicrobium proavitum containing:
- a CDS encoding Rne/Rng family ribonuclease; amino-acid sequence: MKKEIIVNRSLEETKVAVLEDGKLFDLFIERRESEKILNNIYKGKVQNIVPALNSAFVDLGFGKSAYLGIDDIVAQKNERNIENMIQPGQDVMVQVYKEPISTKGPKITMDISLPGRLLVYMPFSNNIGVSKNIEDREEYDRLKGIISEIKKEVPGGIIVRTEAEDATEEEIKREIKYLTRIWASIVSRFDNAKPMSLIHKDLGVVFQTVRDYFTEDVILMHIDSPKELRDVTEFVKITTPEFLDRIVLYEGKQSIFKAYGIDEEIKRLRSNRARLKSGGYLIIQEAESLCAIDVNSGKFTSKTSQEDTAAYTNIEAAEEVARQLRLRNIGGIIVIDFIDMRKASNRQKVLEKLREVTRGDKAKIKIWPITRLGLIEMTRERKRESLFSLMGDVCPVCRGLGLVLSKESIFINVCDDVEQMGIDMHHGKVKIKLNPDVVEYFNERKSRLKELFKMDFDIQSVADIDREDYQIIFE
- a CDS encoding pyridoxal phosphate-dependent aminotransferase: MFLSKRVQAVQPSPTLAIDAKAKALKAQGVDVISFGAGEPDFNTPQNIKDAGIDAINKNFTRYCPVAGTLDLKKAIVNKLKRDNGLEYIPEEIIVSCGAKHSLYNLFQAILDDGDEIIIPAPYWVSYPDMAILAGAKPVIIPADDKNGFKITAQSVQKVITAKTKAIVINSPSNPTGATYSSGELKAIAEVCVKNKILMISDEIYEKLVYDNFKFSSTASVLPEAKNYTVVINGVSKAYAMTGWRIGYAAGPREIITAMAKIQSQSTSNPTSISMKASVEALNGPQDEVEKMRAEFEKRRDYIHERLNKIEGISCSKPSGAFYVFPDISKLLGKTFGAKVINTDSEFAQYLLETAKIAVVPGSAFGADGYMRLSYATSLELIKEGMDRLEKTVKQMIGNGK